A window of Solanum stenotomum isolate F172 chromosome 3, ASM1918654v1, whole genome shotgun sequence contains these coding sequences:
- the LOC125859112 gene encoding protein FAR1-RELATED SEQUENCE 6-like has translation MGCTPKDCQNYILQQQRMRTLACDAAAIQKFFASMQMKDDEFFYVIGTDNAARLRNVVWVHTHYKYVYREDIETYKLVFSTWLAAMGNVPPTAILTDQCEIIKAAIARILADTIHRYCIWHIMTKIPAKLKGMLDFKIAKAEFKSIVYNSNIIHEFEGKWAAFIQKYELQDRLWFRNLYSEKEKWVSVFLKYYFWAGMMSTQTSESMHAFFDGYISERSSLKQFVEQYELALRFKYEKELQAKSDSQKMHAAPTCGFDWDMNLQTHYTRSIYDTFVAEHMKRLYHCKIERHPDFNAVEGVEKYSVTDYSIFI, from the exons ATGGGATGCACCCCGAAAGATTGTCAAAACTACATTCTTCAACAACAGAGGATGAGGACATTGGCTTGCGATGCTGCGGCGATACAGAAATTCTTTGCTTCAATGCAGATGAAGGAcgatgaatttttttatgtaattggCACGGATAATGCTGCTAGACTTCGCAACGTTGTGTGGGTTCACACACATTACAAGTATGTGTATCG TGAGGATATTGAGACATACAAATTGGTTTTCTCGACCTGGCTGGCAGCAATGGGCAATGTACCTCCAACGGCTATCCTCACTGATCAATGTGAGATTATCAAGGCAGCAATTGCAAGGATACTTGCAGACACAATCCATAGATACTGTATTTGGCACATCATGACAAAGATCCCTGCAAAGCTTAAGGGTATGTTGGACTTTAAAATTGCCAAGGCCGAATTTAAATCAATAGTCTATAACAGCAACATTATCCACGAATTTGAGGGAAAATGGGCTGCATTCATTCAAAAATACGAGCTTCAGGATAGACTATGGTTTCGTAATCTATACTCTGAAAAGGAAAAATGGGTCTCAGTCTTCTTGAAGTACTATTTTTGGGCAGGCATGATGTCCACCCAAACAAGTGAGTCAATGCATGCATTTTTTGATGGCTATATCTCCGAACGAAGCTCTCTAAAGCAGTTCGTTGAGCAATATGAGTTAGCCTTGCGATTTAAATATGAGAAGGAACTCCAAGCAAAATCTGACTCACAGAAAATGCATGCAGCGCCTACTTGTGGTTTTGATTGGGATATGAATCTTCAAACCCATTATACTCGATCTATTTACGATACCTTTGTAGCAGAGCATATGAAGCGGTTGTACCACTGTAAAATTGAAAGACACCCTGACTTCAATGCCGTGGAGGGAGTGGAGAAGTACAGTGTAACAGATTATTCCATATTTATCTAG